The Mucilaginibacter sp. PAMB04168 genome contains the following window.
TTTTCCGGTTGGTCACTTCGAAGCTTGTCTACAAAAGATCAAAGAAGATCCTAAAGCCATTTGGGTGATAGGAGAGTATTCGCCACCAAGGGTTCCACCCAACGCCGCACCTTACCGCGGCCCGGGCGAATTGCATCCAAGAGGGTTTTCCACGCAGCCTAAAGACAGCCAAAACAGTCATGCCATATCATGCGGAGCCTCGATATATCCGCGCGAGGTAGTTGACCGGAATATATTGAATAACGAGTACTTCAGGTTTGGTTACGTGTATTTAGAGTATGGTGCCCGGTTAAAGTATCTGGGCTATCGTATCAGGCATCTGTCTGATACCTTTATACACCACAACTTTATACCGGTAAGGAGGTCTTTTAACAATAGCGTAGAAATTCTGGACAGCATGGTTTACGCACTGCTGTCATTGTCGTTCGTTTATCAACCAACAGCGGGTAACAAAATTTCTACTATGGCAGCCATAACAAAGGCCCTGGTTACTAATAAAGAATATACGGTTAAGCACTTGCTGAAAAATTTTGAAAGAATAAAGCAACTTAAACAGACCGTTAAGTCGTAAACAGTAAACCTAATTGGCTGGGTTAAGATTTAGTGCATTGATTAGGTTAATGGCCGGTTATGGCTTAGCGCAACCAGATAATAAACTTTAGATGGAGATCTTATTTGTAAGTGATTTTCTTTACAAGCCTGATAGCGGTGCTGCCGGTAGCTTAATCACTATTGGTAACCATGTGGAACAACTTGGGCATAAAGTAGATTACTTATGGCATAAGGATAGAAAGTATGTAAAAGGACCCAACTACGGCCGGATCTTGGAACTACCTTTTGTTCAATATAACCAGTTAAAGGAAGCCTTGCTTAAACACAATTATGATGTTGTGATAGTTAGCCAACCTCATGCCTGGTATGCCTTCAAAAACCTGAGGCAACAATATCCGCAAACACTTTTTATCAACCGGACACATGGCTGGGAACTGCGGTTAGCACTAACGAGATATAATTTTTCAAAAAAAGAAACGTCGGTAGCCGCTCTGAAAAAATGGTTGCTCATCAAATTTTTAAAGCACTGCTCGGTGCTAACAGTAAAGTACAGTGATGCCGTTTTCTGTGCAGGTTCGGATGATGCAGAATACCTCAGGAATGATTATCCCGAACATTCGGGCAAAATATTTAAAATAAGTTACGGATTAGACAGCAGTTATATCGGCATTGGCCTGCGCCCCAAAGCAAGTACGAAAGTACACTTTTTGTTTGCCGGGCAATATCTGGTGCGTAAGGGAATAAAAGATTTACAAAGCGCATTTAAACAGCTTAGCGATCGGTCGG
Protein-coding sequences here:
- a CDS encoding glycosyltransferase family 2 protein; this translates as MADVVEYKLSIAIVTRNRPDLLEQCLASLYQQPHLWFEVLISDDSSESESIQKNREIAEAYHAQYLRGPQKGLYANRNFVAKHCKGTHIRTMDDDHTFPVGHFEACLQKIKEDPKAIWVIGEYSPPRVPPNAAPYRGPGELHPRGFSTQPKDSQNSHAISCGASIYPREVVDRNILNNEYFRFGYVYLEYGARLKYLGYRIRHLSDTFIHHNFIPVRRSFNNSVEILDSMVYALLSLSFVYQPTAGNKISTMAAITKALVTNKEYTVKHLLKNFERIKQLKQTVKS
- a CDS encoding glycosyltransferase family 4 protein → MEILFVSDFLYKPDSGAAGSLITIGNHVEQLGHKVDYLWHKDRKYVKGPNYGRILELPFVQYNQLKEALLKHNYDVVIVSQPHAWYAFKNLRQQYPQTLFINRTHGWELRLALTRYNFSKKETSVAALKKWLLIKFLKHCSVLTVKYSDAVFCAGSDDAEYLRNDYPEHSGKIFKISYGLDSSYIGIGLRPKASTKVHFLFAGQYLVRKGIKDLQSAFKQLSDRSGEFVVTFIINDDALVQARQDFDFLDSESLVIKPWVKRNELADIYLDNDVFLMPSYGEGFGKSTLEAMACGLCVVGYLEGALRDFGRNKENMLISNLGDTAGLLNNITYALNNRDEIKAYGLQAYKDVQQQTWKKHATDTINILESLGAKSTIR